A region of the Allorhizobium pseudoryzae genome:
CGCCATGTCGGCGACGATCTGGTCACGCAGTTCGGTCCGGGCGATACCGTAACCAAGCACCGGATGTTGCAGCCTCTCGTTGAGCGCGGCAATGATCTCCGGCGCGGCCGGAAAGTCCATGTCGGCAACCCACATGGGCAGCACGTTATCAGGATAGCGGCTCCACTTGGAGCTTCCGGTACCGTGCCGGTTCAAAACGGTATCGAAGTCGGTCATCGTTCACAGTCCCCGGATCATGCCGCCATCGACGCGGATGGAGGAACCGTTGATATAGCTTGCCGGTTCGCTGACGAGGAAGGCGGCGACAGCGGCAAATTCCTCCGGACGCCCATAACGCCCGATCGGGATCTCGTTGCGCGAGGCCGCCTGTACCGCGTCCACGCTGCTGCCGGTCTTGTCCGCCTTGATGGTGTCGAGTTCGCGGACCCGGTCGGTATCGATGCGGCCGGGCAGGATCATGTTGACGGTTACGCCGTGGCGGGCAACCTCGCTTGCGAGCGTCTTCGACCAGCCGGCGATCGCGGCCCGCACGCCGTTCGACAGCGCCAGATTGGCGATGGGTTGGACAACGCCGGAGGATCCGATGGTGAGGATGCGTCCCCAACGCTTCTCGATCATCATGGGCAACAGCGCGTCGGTGATGGCGAAGATCGAGGTCGCCATCATCTGGAACGCCGACTGCCAGGCGTCGCGCGTCTGCCCCATCGCCGGGCCCGCCTTCGGGCCACCCGTGTTGTTGATCAGGATATCGACGCCGCCCTCCTGCTGGAGCTTTGCGATCAGGTCACTGACCGATTGTTCGTCGGCGAGATCCACCTGTACGGGGCGGAGGTTCGGTACGGCAGCCATCGCGTCGATAGTGCGGGCGGCGGCGTAAACAAGCACCCCTTCGGCGGCAAGCGCGTGGGCGATGGCCGCGCCGAGGCCGCGGCTGGCGCCAAGCACCAGCGCCTTCTTTCCGGAAATCTTGAGATCCATTATTTCAAAGCCTCCAGCTTGCGGGTCTGCCGTGCAATCAGAGCGTCGACTTCGGCAATCGCTGCGGCATTCAGCGATGCGCCGGGACGGCGTTGGGCGGCGCTGGCGATCGCGCCACGCTTGGCAAGGATGTATTTGCGCACAGCAAGGCCGATGCCCGGCTGCTGTTCGTAGCGAACCAGCGGCAGGTAGGCGTCGAAGACATCCTGCGCCGTCTCGTGGCGTCCTTCGTTGCTGAGGCGCACGACATCAGCCATCATTTCCGGATAGGCAAAGCCCGTCATGGCGCCGTCTGCGCCGCGCTGCATTTCCTCCGGCAGGAAAACCCCGGCATTGCCGCAGAGGATCGAGACACGGCGCCGGCCGTTGGCTTCCGCCTGGCGCAGGTCGGAGATCTTCTGCAGCCCCGGCCAGTCCTCGTGCTTGAGCATGACGATGCTCGGATGCGCTTCAAAGATGATGCCGAGCGTTTTCGTGGAAATCTGCACCCCGGTGGACAGCGGAAAATCCTGCAGCACGACCGGCACCTCGGTCCCAACAGTTTCCACCACGTTGCGGTAATAGGTGATGATCTGGTCGTCGGTGCGCAGCGAGGAGGGCGGTGCCACCATGACCCCGGCGGCACCGAGATCCATCACGGCCTTGGTCAGTTCGCCGATGGCGGCAAGGCCCGGTGCGGAAACGCCGACCACCACGGGCTTTTCTCCCGCTCGGGCGAGCGTCCGCTTCGTCACCTCGATCGATTCGGCCTGGGTGAGCTTCGGCGCTTCGCCCATCATGCCGAGAATGGTGAGGCCGTCGGCGCCTTTCTCGTCGTAGAAATCCACCATCCGGTCGATGCTGTCATGATCGAGAGCACCCGTTTCCGTGAAGGGCGTCACGGCAATGACAAAGACGCCCCTGGAGCCCGATGTAATAAGAGCCATGAAAAATCTTCCTATTCGAACCAATGGGATTGGCCGCGGCGCACGTAACGTCCGTCGCCGGGCTGGTTGAGAACGGCCTTGCCATCGAAGGCGAGTTGCCCCGACAGATAGGTCCGGCTGACGGTGATATTGAAGCGGCGCCCGTCGAAGGGGCTCCAGCGCAACTCGTCATGCGCCGTCTGGGCGTTCCAGGTCTGGGGCGTCCGGCTGACGACGGCGAGATCGGCATCCGCTCCGATCCGGATCGCGCCCTTTTGCGGCCAGAGACCAAAGAACTTCGCGGGCCGTTCGCACAGCTGTTCGGCGGCCAGGCTTGCGGCATCGAGACCACGTTCGTCGGCGGCGGTGTAGAAGGCCGGCAGCAGCGTCTCCAGCCCCGGCACGCCGGCGCCGGCATCGAAGATCGAATCGGTGAACTTGTTGTCGATCGGCCAACTGGAATGGTCGGAGCTGACAAATGCGACACGGCCGGAAAGAATTTCCTCCCACAAGGCGTCGATCTGGCCGGGGCGGATCGGCGGGTTCACCTTCATACGGGCGCCGAGCTCATGCCCATCCCGATCCGGATCGAACCACAGGTAGTGGACGCAGAGCTCGCCGGTGGCGCGGAACCCGTCCGCTAGGTAGTTGTCGACGAGCTGGAAACCGCGGGCGGTCGTCAGATGCACGATATGGGCGTGCGCACCGGCGGATGCGCCGAGTTCCAGAAACTGGGCCGTTGCCGCAAGTTCTGCGGCCGGCGGGCGGCTGGCCGAATGCGCCTCGATGCCGTTGTGACCGGCGGCCTTGGCGGCTGCGATATAGGCGCGAACGATTTCCTGATCTTCGTTATGTACGCCGAGCGGCAGGGGGGTCTCGGCAAGCGCATTGAAGATGCCGAAGATCTGGTCGGATGCGATGCGCGGAAACCGTGTGGGGCTGCTTTCGAAGGTCGAGATCTTGAAAGCCACCACGCCACCGTCGATCAGCGGTGCAACCTCTTCCGGGGACTGCCCCGGCAGGATGGTTCCGTAGAGCGCGACATGCGCATGGGCGTGCTGCTGGATGGCGGTGACCTTGTCCGTCAGGCGCGCGATGTCGTTGAGCGGCGCGGGATTGTCGTAGGGCATGTCGACAATGGTGGTGACACCGCCGGCAATGGCCGAACGCGTGGTGGAGCGGATGCCGGGAAGTCCGCCATAGCTGCAGGCATGGGTCTGGCCATCAATGATGCCGGGGAAGATGAGATCCTCGCCGCAGTCGTGGACCGCGGCGGCGGCCGGCGCATCGCCTGTGCCGATGGCCGCAATCTTGCCGGCGGTAATGCCGATCCAGGTATTCTCCACCGGGCCATCCGGCAGGACAGCGGTGCCGCGAAGGATGAGATCGTAGGACATGGGTGTTACCTCGCGTAGGACATGTCAAGATGATGGGCAGCGAGCGCGACGCCCGCCTGCACGGGATCGATCACCGGCAGGCCAAGCGTGTCCTGCAGTGCCGCCCGATAGGAACCAAGGCCGGCGCAACCGAGAATGATCACATCGGCCTTGTCGTCGTCACGAAGGAGGCGGGCGGTGCGCGCCACGGTCTCGACGACATCGGTCGCCATCAGCTGCACGACGGTCATATCGATGGATCGGTCGCCGGCAAGCCTGTGGTGCAGCTCGAGCGCCTGCAGGTAGCGCAGGTGCCGGGCGATGGAGGAGGGGCCGAGCGAAATGATGCCGAAGCGCCGACCGAGCGACAGGGCGCCGAGATAGGCTGATTCCGCTATTCCGGTCACCGGCTTTGTCGTTGCTGCCCGGACCCGATCGATTCCGGGATCGGAAAAACAGCCGAGCACGAACGCGTCGGCATCGGCGGTTGCGACGGTCTCCAGAATGTTGGGGATGACCTGAGCGACATGATCGTCGGTTTCGATGCCGGGCGGGGACTTTGGCAGTTCGGTACACACGATCTCATGGCGGGTCGCCGCCCTGACCGGTGAAAGGCACGCTTCCATCGATTGCGTAACGGAGACGGAACTGTTGGGATTGATGACGAGGATCTTCGACACGCTTCACTCCGGCGGCTTGTCGCCACATCTGACTGGATTAGATATACTACGTGGTATATTACAAGGTTTCATGTGTCAAAGCGCCTGAGGCAGGCCTGCCGGTCCAAAAGGACGGAAACGCTTTGACATCGCGCCGATTGGCCGCAAAAAGAACAGGAACGCCCGGTGCCGGGCCGGAGGAGACGGAACGTGAGAGCCATGGATCAAGCCTACCCGACGGCTGAGAAGCGCACGAAATCGCTGACGGAACAGGCCTATGCCATCCTGCGCGAGCGAATCATCACAGGCGATCTGGCGCCAGGGGCCGAAGTGTCGGAGCCGGAACTGGCGGAGCGGTTGCAGATGAGCAAGACGCCGGTGCGCGAAGCGCTGGGGCGGCTGTGCGTGGAAGGGTTCATGGAAGCCTATCCGCGGCGCGGTTACCGCGTGACGCCGGTGACCATCAAGGACATGAACGACCTGTTTTCGGTACGCGGTGTGCTCGAAGGGACCGCGGCGGCGCTGGCGGCCGAGAATCTGACGACCGAAGAGATGGACCAGCTCGATGAGCTGGCCGATTCCAGTTATGTGATGGGCGAAGAGGTGAGCACGCGCACCTTCGTCTCCCGCAATGAGCAGTTTCATTCCCTGATCGCGCAAGGATCCCGCAACCAACGCCTGTTTACGCTGGTGATGAGCCATTTGGAGGAGTGCGCCCGACTGTTCCACATGGGCACCCGCGTGCGCGACATCAATCCGGAAACCACCGAAGATCATCATCGTATCCTGGCGCATCTGCGGGCCCGCGATGCGGAAAAGGCGCGGCAAGCCGTCATGGAGCACAACGAAAACACCCGGAAGGGCCTTGTGGCCGCGCTGATTGCCAACGGCCGCGCCGGCCTCACGCTCTGAAAACAGTCCGAGAGCGTCATACCGTCTTCCTCAGTTCTCTTTCACCAGATGACCGGGGGCGTGCTCGCGATAGACGGCCTTGACCGGCACGAAATCCGCCGGCCGCACGGCGCTGCCGAGTTCGAATTCGGCCTGCGCACGGCGATGATTGCGTCGCTTCGGATCGGCGATCGGCACCGCATCGAGAAGCCGCCGCGTGTAGGGATGCTGCGGATCGCTGAAGATCTGTGCCCGGGAGCCGATTTCCACGATTTCACCAAGATACATCACGGCCACGCGGTGACTGACGCGCTCCACCACGGCCATGTCATGGCTGATGAAGAGGTAGGCGATCCCAAGGGTCTCCTGCAGTTCGAGCATGAGGTTGACGACCTGCGCCTTGATCGAGACGTCCAGCGCTGACACGGCTTCGTCGGCCACGATCAGGCTCGGATTGAGGGTCAGTGCCCGGGCAATGCTGATGCGCTGCCGCTGGCCACCGGAAAATTCATGTGGGAATCGACGCGCCATGTCGGCCTTAAGCCCGACCTTCTCCAGCAGTGCGACTGCTGCCGCCATCGCGTTCTGCTTGTCGGCCAGCTGGTGGACGATCATCGGTTCGGCGATGGCCTCGCCGACGCGCATGCGGGGATTGAGGCTGGAGAACGGATCCTGAAAGATCATCTGCATGCGCTTGCGCCGCTGCGTCAGTTCCTGTTCCGACAAGGCACCGATGTCCTCGCCATTGATTCGGATCGTCCCACTGGTCGGATTGACGAGCCGAAGCACCGAGCGACCGGTGGTCGATTTCCCACAGCCGGATTCGCCGACGAGAGACAGCGTCTCACCCTCCCGCAGGTCGAAGGAAACGTCTTCGACGGCATGCACGCGGCTCGTCACGCGACCCAGAAGACCGGTCTTCACATCGAACCGGGTCACGAGGTTGCGCACTTCCAGAACGGGCCTGCTTCCCGCCTGCTGCATCGCCCGTTCCGGCGTGACAGCAGCCGTATCGGTATCCAGAAGCGCGAAGGTCGCGGGAGCGGCACGGTCCTGCATCGAGCCAAGCCGGGGCACGGCGGACAGAAGCGCCCGGGTGTAGGTATGCTGCGGGCTCTCGAAAATCTGCTCCGTTGGTCCCGTCTCCAGCGCGCGGCTGCGGAACATCACAACGGTCCGATCGGCGATTTCGGCCACCACACCCATGTCATGGGTGATGAACAGGACGCCCATCTGTTCTTCATCCTGGAGGGATTTGATCAGTTGCAGAATTTCCGCCTGCACGGTCACGTCCAGCGCAGTGGTCGGTTCATCGGCAATCAGCAGACGCGGTCGGCAGGCCAGCGCCATCGCGATCATCACCCGCTGCAATGTTCCGCCCGAAAGTTGATGTGGATATTCATCGAAGCGTTTGGCCGAAGCCGGAATGCGGACGCGGTCGAAGAGCGCGATCGTCTCGCGCCGCGCCTCATCCGCGCTCATCTGACGATGTCTGCGGATCGCTTCCGCAATCTGCCGCCCCACCGTCATCACCGGATTGAGGGACGTCATCGGCTCCTGGAAAATCATAGCGATCCGATTGCCCCGGACGTCCTGCATCTCATGTTCGCTGAGCGAGAGGAGGTTGCTTCCCTCCAGTCGGATTTCTCCGGTAACGCGCGAGGTCCGCTCCGGCAGCAGGCGCATGATGGACATGGCGGTCACGCTTTTGCCGGAACCGGATTCCCCCACGATCGCAACGGTTTCACCGGCATGGACCTCCAGGCTGACGTCATTGACAACCGCGTTCCAGGCGCCGTTGCGGCGGAAGGACGTGGTGAGATTGCTGACGGAGAGGATGGTCATGGCAACAGGTTCCGGGACTGGCGACCGGCGCGCCGGTCAAGGCAAAATTTTCTAATATATTACGTAATATATTTTAACTTGCCAAGCGCCTTGTCGTGCCTGAAAGTAGGATGACCACCGTGCATCAATGGGGGAAACATGACGCCGGAACAGATCCGAAGCAGCGTACTCTTGACGCCGCAACACCTGTACGAACGCCAGCAGGCCGGGGAGGAGATGACGATCCTCGCCGTCCAATCGATCAATCCCTATACGGGGCGTCCGTCCTTTACCGGAGAGCGGATTCCCGGGGCGATCGACACGCAGGCCTATGAGGATTTTCAGTCTCCCCCCTCTCCCGCGGGAGGACAGCGCCCTCTGCCGGCGATCGATGTTTTGCAAGACAAAGCCCGTGCCTGGGGCCTTCGCCGGGATCGCATGATCGTCGTCTATGACGCCGACCGCAGCATGACGGCGGCGCGTGCCTGGTGGGTTCTGAAGTGGGCCGGTCTTTGTGATGTTCGGGTGCTGGATGGTGGTTTGCCGGCATGGGTCGCCGCTGGGCTGCCAACAGCGGTCGACGCGACCGTTCCAGCGGCCAGCGACATCGTCCTGAGCGCCGGGCACATGCCGGAATTCGGGGCAGACGATGCCATCCGTCTGGCTGAGGAGGGCGTATTGCTCGATGCGCGCATCCGGCCGAA
Encoded here:
- a CDS encoding aspartate/glutamate racemase family protein, which translates into the protein MSKILVINPNSSVSVTQSMEACLSPVRAATRHEIVCTELPKSPPGIETDDHVAQVIPNILETVATADADAFVLGCFSDPGIDRVRAATTKPVTGIAESAYLGALSLGRRFGIISLGPSSIARHLRYLQALELHHRLAGDRSIDMTVVQLMATDVVETVARTARLLRDDDKADVIILGCAGLGSYRAALQDTLGLPVIDPVQAGVALAAHHLDMSYAR
- a CDS encoding SDR family oxidoreductase → MDLKISGKKALVLGASRGLGAAIAHALAAEGVLVYAAARTIDAMAAVPNLRPVQVDLADEQSVSDLIAKLQQEGGVDILINNTGGPKAGPAMGQTRDAWQSAFQMMATSIFAITDALLPMMIEKRWGRILTIGSSGVVQPIANLALSNGVRAAIAGWSKTLASEVARHGVTVNMILPGRIDTDRVRELDTIKADKTGSSVDAVQAASRNEIPIGRYGRPEEFAAVAAFLVSEPASYINGSSIRVDGGMIRGL
- a CDS encoding dihydrodipicolinate synthase family protein — translated: MALITSGSRGVFVIAVTPFTETGALDHDSIDRMVDFYDEKGADGLTILGMMGEAPKLTQAESIEVTKRTLARAGEKPVVVGVSAPGLAAIGELTKAVMDLGAAGVMVAPPSSLRTDDQIITYYRNVVETVGTEVPVVLQDFPLSTGVQISTKTLGIIFEAHPSIVMLKHEDWPGLQKISDLRQAEANGRRRVSILCGNAGVFLPEEMQRGADGAMTGFAYPEMMADVVRLSNEGRHETAQDVFDAYLPLVRYEQQPGIGLAVRKYILAKRGAIASAAQRRPGASLNAAAIAEVDALIARQTRKLEALK
- a CDS encoding GntR family transcriptional regulator, with translation MDQAYPTAEKRTKSLTEQAYAILRERIITGDLAPGAEVSEPELAERLQMSKTPVREALGRLCVEGFMEAYPRRGYRVTPVTIKDMNDLFSVRGVLEGTAAALAAENLTTEEMDQLDELADSSYVMGEEVSTRTFVSRNEQFHSLIAQGSRNQRLFTLVMSHLEECARLFHMGTRVRDINPETTEDHHRILAHLRARDAEKARQAVMEHNENTRKGLVAALIANGRAGLTL
- a CDS encoding ABC transporter ATP-binding protein, whose amino-acid sequence is MTILSVSNLTTSFRRNGAWNAVVNDVSLEVHAGETVAIVGESGSGKSVTAMSIMRLLPERTSRVTGEIRLEGSNLLSLSEHEMQDVRGNRIAMIFQEPMTSLNPVMTVGRQIAEAIRRHRQMSADEARRETIALFDRVRIPASAKRFDEYPHQLSGGTLQRVMIAMALACRPRLLIADEPTTALDVTVQAEILQLIKSLQDEEQMGVLFITHDMGVVAEIADRTVVMFRSRALETGPTEQIFESPQHTYTRALLSAVPRLGSMQDRAAPATFALLDTDTAAVTPERAMQQAGSRPVLEVRNLVTRFDVKTGLLGRVTSRVHAVEDVSFDLREGETLSLVGESGCGKSTTGRSVLRLVNPTSGTIRINGEDIGALSEQELTQRRKRMQMIFQDPFSSLNPRMRVGEAIAEPMIVHQLADKQNAMAAAVALLEKVGLKADMARRFPHEFSGGQRQRISIARALTLNPSLIVADEAVSALDVSIKAQVVNLMLELQETLGIAYLFISHDMAVVERVSHRVAVMYLGEIVEIGSRAQIFSDPQHPYTRRLLDAVPIADPKRRNHRRAQAEFELGSAVRPADFVPVKAVYREHAPGHLVKEN
- a CDS encoding dihydroorotase, which translates into the protein MSYDLILRGTAVLPDGPVENTWIGITAGKIAAIGTGDAPAAAAVHDCGEDLIFPGIIDGQTHACSYGGLPGIRSTTRSAIAGGVTTIVDMPYDNPAPLNDIARLTDKVTAIQQHAHAHVALYGTILPGQSPEEVAPLIDGGVVAFKISTFESSPTRFPRIASDQIFGIFNALAETPLPLGVHNEDQEIVRAYIAAAKAAGHNGIEAHSASRPPAAELAATAQFLELGASAGAHAHIVHLTTARGFQLVDNYLADGFRATGELCVHYLWFDPDRDGHELGARMKVNPPIRPGQIDALWEEILSGRVAFVSSDHSSWPIDNKFTDSIFDAGAGVPGLETLLPAFYTAADERGLDAASLAAEQLCERPAKFFGLWPQKGAIRIGADADLAVVSRTPQTWNAQTAHDELRWSPFDGRRFNITVSRTYLSGQLAFDGKAVLNQPGDGRYVRRGQSHWFE
- a CDS encoding sulfurtransferase; amino-acid sequence: MTPEQIRSSVLLTPQHLYERQQAGEEMTILAVQSINPYTGRPSFTGERIPGAIDTQAYEDFQSPPSPAGGQRPLPAIDVLQDKARAWGLRRDRMIVVYDADRSMTAARAWWVLKWAGLCDVRVLDGGLPAWVAAGLPTAVDATVPAASDIVLSAGHMPEFGADDAIRLAEEGVLLDARIRPNYIGGPVDPSQPPRGHIPGALSAPAPDNVTDYGNFTDSATLAEMYAALGVDGQKPVGVYCGAGMSAAHTVLALASIGVAASMYPGSWSAWVHDPARPVVVGARPHGKSA